In Microplitis mediator isolate UGA2020A chromosome 2, iyMicMedi2.1, whole genome shotgun sequence, a single window of DNA contains:
- the LOC130663754 gene encoding ATP-dependent RNA helicase DHX8 gives MEPNEIEKLEHLSLVSKICTELENHLGLNDKDLAEFIIHLATKNPTSEGFKQALKENGGELSDSFMDNLLRIIQHMKPPKLSEIKDVEKNSKQNVAAKKYPVLVLGNHAPVPFSDDDEVNEAMAALEASAPSSLQKTNDENHKNPKEAERKEKKHRRRSRSRSRSRSRKRRHRSRSPQKRRSRSRDRSKSRHRDRLKSGNRNSKRRSRSHHRSSSRDRKHRRRSRDKSNRDHRKNKMSRSRSRSSEEVPLDPEVGKIYTGKVANIVPFGCFVQLEGLRRRWEGLVHISQLRREGRVVNASDVVSRGQKVLVKVLNINNEKVSLTMKDVDQESGRDLNPILPLTKSEEDEKHLRNPDRPTSLLELQGNIDDDETHSRKRVQRISSPERWEIKQMLAASCIDRSELPEFDMETGVLPREDDEEEDVEIELVEEDPPFLHDHDRALRDLSPIRIVKNPDGSLAQAAMMQSALAKERREQKMLQREQEVDSAPSGYNKSWIDPLPNTENRTLASNMRGIGLQSQDLPEWKKHVIGGKKSSFGKKTNLTLLEQRQNLPIFKLRDDLVKAVTDNQILIVIGETGSGKTTQITQYLAEAGFTARGKIGCTQPRRVAAMSVAKRVAEEFGCRLGQEVGYTIRFEDCTGPETNIKYMTDGMLLRECLMDLDLKTYSVIMLDEAHERTIHTDVLFGLLKQAVERRPDLKLIVTSATLDAVKFSQYFKEAPIFTIPGRTFEVEIMYTKEPETDYLDAALITVMQIHLREPPGDILLFLTGQEEIDTACEILYERMKSLGPDVPELIILPVYSALPSEMQTRIFEPAPPGSRKVVIATNIAETSLTIDGIYYVVDPGFVKQKVYNSKTGMDSLIVTPISQAAAKQRAGRAGRTGPGKCYRLFTERAYRDEMLPTPVPEIQRTNLATTVLQLKTMGINDLINFGFMDPPPAESLVMALELLHSLSALDNEGLLTRLGRRMAEFPLEPNLSKMLIMSVHLQCSDEILTIVSMLSVQNVFYRPKDKQALADQKKAKFNQAEGDHLTLLAVYNSWKNNKFSNAWCYENFVQIRTLKRAQDVRKQLLGIMDRHKLDVVSAGKNTVRVQKAVCSGFFRNAAKKDPQEGYRTLVDSQVVYIHPSSALFNRQPEWVIYHELVQTTKEYMREVTTIDPKWLVEFAPAFFKFSDPTKLSKFKKNQRLEPLYNKYEEPNSWRISRVRRRRN, from the exons atggaACCGAACGAAATCGAAAAACTTGAGCATCTTTCACTAGTTTCGAAAATTTGTACTGAATTAGAAAATCATTTAGGACTCAATGATAAGGATTTAG ctgagtttattattcatttgGCAACAAAAAATCCAACATCTGAAGGATTCAAACAAGCATTGAAAGAAAATGGTGGAGAACTTTCC GATTCGTTTATGGATAATTTACTTCGAATAATTCAGCACATGAAACCTCCTAAATTATCAGAAATCAAAGATGTggagaaaaattcaaaacagaATGTAGCTGCGAAAAAATATCCAGTGTTGGTTTTAGGAAACCATGCACCAGTACCTTTTTCAGATGATGATGAGGTAAATGAAGCCATGGCGGCACTTGAAGCCTCCGCACCCTCATCGTTACAAAAAACTAATGATGAGAATCATAAAAATCCAAAGGAAGcggaaagaaaagaaaaaaaacatcgaaGGCGCTCACGATCGAGATCGAGATCTAGATCAAGAAAACGACGACATCGTTCAAGAAGTCCACAGAAAAGAAGATCTCGTTCCAGAGATCGGTCTAAATCAAGACATCGTGATCGATTGAAGTCAGGGAATCGTAACAGTAAACGAAGATCAAGAAGTCATCACAGATCATCTTCAAGGGATCGAAAACATCGAAGAAGATCAAGAGATAAATCTAACCGtgaccatagaaaaaataaaatgagccgTTCAAGATCTCGGTCGTCAGAAGAGGTTCCTTTAGATCCTGaagttggaaaaatttatacaggAAAAGTCGCTAATATTGTTCCGTTCGGATGTTTCGTACAGTTAGAAGGATTAAGACGAAGATGGGAAGGTCTAGTGCATATTTCACAATTACGCCGCGAAGGCCGTGTTGTTAATGCCAGCGATGTTGTATCCCGTGGTCAAAAAGTTTTAgtgaaagtattaaatattaataatgaaaaagtttcatTGACTATGAAAGACGTTGATCAAGAAAGTGGACGGGACTTGAATCCAATTTTACCATTAACAAAGTCCGAAGAAGACGAAAAACACTTGAGAAATCCTGATCGACCAACTTCACTTTTAGAATTACAAGGTAATATTGACGACGATGAAACACATTCCCGTAAACGAGTTCAACGTATTTCATCTCCGGAACGATGGGAAATAAAACAAATGCTTGCTGCTAGTTGCATTGATCGGAGTGAGTTACCGGAATTCGATATGGAAACGGGAGTACTTCCTCGTGAGGATGATGAGGAAGAAGATGTAGAAATAGAGCTAGTTGAAGAAGATCCACCTTTTCTTCATGATCACGATAGAGCCCTCCGGGATTTAAGTCCCATTCGAATTGTTAAAAATCCCGACGGATCATTAGCTCAAGCTGCGATGATGCAAAGTGCTCTTGCCAAAGAACGTAGAGAGCAAAAAATGCTGCAGCGTGAACAGGAAGTGGATTCGGCACCTTCCGGCTACAACAAATCTTGGATAGATCCTCTCCCCAACACTGAAAATCGAACATTGGCTTCAAATATGCGCGGTATAGGGTTACAATCACAAGATCTACCTGAATGGAAAAAACACGTGATTGGTGGTAAAAAATCTTCctttggaaaaaaaacaaatttaactCTTCTTGAACAACGTCAAAATTTACCAATTTTTAAGCTAAGAGATGATTTAGTAAAAGCCGTAACagacaatcaaattttaattgttatcgGTGAAACTGGTTCAGGAAAGACAACTCAAATTACACAATATTTGGCAGAAGCTGGATTTACCGCACGTGGAAAGATAGGTTGTACTCAGCCGAGACGAGTAGCTGCAATGTCTGTTGCTAAAAGAGTAGCGGAAGAATTTGGATGCCGGCTTGGTCAAGAAGTTGGTTACACTATTCGATTTGAAGACTGCACAGGTCCTGAAACAAATATCAAATACATGACAGACGGTATGCTTCTTCGTGAATGTCTAATGgatcttgatttaaaaacatATTCAGTGATTATGTTGGATGAAGCTCATGAACGTACCATTCATACTGATGTCTTATTTGGATTGTTGAAACAAGCAGTTGAAAGACGACCAGACTTGAAACTTATTGTTACAAGTGCAACTCTTGATGCAGTAAAGTTCTCTCAGTACTTCAAAGAAGCtccaatttttacaataccTGGACGTACATTTGAAGTAGAAATAATGTACACAAAAGAACCTGAAACAGATTACTTGGATGCTGCTTTAATTACTGTTATGCAAATTCATTTACGAGAACCGCCTggagatattttattgtttttaactGGTCAAGAAGAAATTGACACAGCCTGCGAAATTCTTTACGAGCGTATGAAATCATTGGGTCCAGACGTTCCTGAACTTATAATTCTTCCAGTATACTCAGCATTACCATCTGAAATGCAAACCAGAATTTTTGAACCTGCACCACCTGGATCTCGTAAAGTTGTAATTGCAACAAATATCGCTGAAACAAGTCTTACGATTGATGGTATTTATTATGTCGTTGATCCAGGATTTGTTaaacaaaaagtttataattcgAAAACTGGTATGGACAGTCTGATTGTGACGCCGATCAGCCAAGCTGCGGCAAAACAGCGTGCAGGTCGTGCGGGAAGAACTGGTCCTGGAAAGTGTTATAGACTCTTCACAGAAAGAGCTTATAGAGATGAAATGTTACCGACACCCGTTCCTGAAATTCAACGAACAAATTTAGCGACCACAGTATTGCAATTAAAAACAATGggtattaatgatttaataaacttCGGATTCATGGATCCTCCTCCTGCAGAATCATTAGTAATGGCTCTTGAGTTATTGCACAGTCTCAGTGCTTTGGATAATGAGGGTTTACTTACTAGATTAGGAAGAAGAATGGCTGAATTTCCATTAGAGCCAAATCTCTCAAAGATGTTGATTATGAGTGTCCACTTGCAATGCTCTGACGAAATACTGACAATTGTTAGTATGTTGTCGGTGCAAAATGTCTTTTATCGGCCAAAAGACAAACAAGCACTGGCTGATCAGAAAAAAGCTAAATTTAATCAAGCCGAAGGTGATCATCTTACTCTTTTGGCAGTTTATAATTCTtggaaaaacaataaattcagTAACGCATGGTGTTATGAGAACTTTGTTCAAATACGGACATTGAAACGAGCTCAAGATGTGCGAAAACAGCTGTTAGGAATTATGGACAGGCACAAGCTTGATGTCGTATCAGCAGGAAAAAATACTGTTAGGGTTCAAAAAGCTGTCTGCTCAGGGTTCTTTAGAAATGCAGCAAAGAAAGATCCTCAAGAAGGCTATCGTACTTTGGTCGATAGCCAAGTGGTGTACATTCATCCATCCAGCGCATTATTTAATCGCCAACCTGAGTGGGTAATTTACCACGAGTTGGTCCAAACAACTAAAGAATATATGAGAGAAGTCACGACCATTGATCCAAAATGGCTCGTCGAATTCGCTCCggcttttttcaaatttagtgACCCTACTAAGCTGAgtaaattcaagaaaaatcaACGTCTTGAACCGCTTTATAACAAATATGAAGAACCCAACTCTTGGAGGATTTCCCGAGTACGACGTCgacgtaattaa
- the LOC130663757 gene encoding protein phosphatase 1 regulatory subunit 16A isoform X1: protein MEHSDLVAEMVHVERLTTQERLHLARHRRLQQLKVWRQREKEWLRHQTKHPSNKRSIFFDDSVMLLEAAARNDIDEVRRLLKKGVNPDSTNEDGLTALHQCCIDDNEEMMKLLVEFGANVNAEDSEKWTPLHAAATCGHLHLVRYLITSGANLLAVNADGNMPYDICEDERTLDCIEGEMASRGVTQELIDETRASTEVQMLQDLQKAVSLGQDLEYKDHQGATPLHIAAANGYLRVVEYLLDQHVSTDVEDNDKWQPVHAAACWGHLEVLELLVQNGADLNAKNKHDETPADICEDPEIRERIVELKTEQESKKLREAQSRRVRRSQSINTRTQSVRRTSIRDKVLTTKKDAQEEARLRLQAQQTYAPTKPTDSIILANNSNVQDKTEESDSTALTPAVRRGPEGKDNDSFLHEDVDKDSVTGPDSPVNRQQPIYESDNNGKINIHVSVVFVKSLSDLKKQRAQSRHTNPTVDANGNGIPVSSTSDNDLTANDFQRFSGNTSEIIGDSHTEQRCCVVM, encoded by the exons ATGGAGCACTCAGACCTAGTTGCTGAGATGGTACATGTGGAAAGATTGACAACGCAAGAGCGATTACATCTTGCTCGACATCGCAGGCTTCAGCAGCTTAAAGTTTGGCGCCAAAGAGAAAAAGAATGGTTGCGTCATCAGACAAAACATCCAAGTAATAAAAGAAGCATCTTCTTTGATGATAGTGTCATGTTATTAGAAGCTGCAGCTAGAAATGATATTGATGAAg TACGAAGGCTGTTGAAAAAAGGTGTTAATCCAGATTCGACGAATGAGGATGGTTTAACTGCTCTTCATCAATGTTGTATTGATGACAATGAAGAAATGATGAAATTACTTGTTGAGTTTGGTGCCAATGTTAATGCTGAAGACAGTGAAAAGTGGACTCCTTTACATGCTGCTGCTACCTGTGGTCATTTACATCTTGTGCGTTATTTAATAACATCTGGTGCTAATTTACTAGCTGTCAATGCTGATGGAAATATGCCTTATGACATTTGTGAAGATGAACGAACTTTAGATTGTATAGAag GTGAAATGGCTAGTCGAGGTGTAACGCAAGAGTTGATTGATGAAACTCGTGCGTCGACAGAGGTTCAGATGTTACAGGATTTACAAAAGGCGGTATCGTTAGGTCAAGATTTAGAATATAAAGATCATCAAGGCGCTACTCCT cttcaTATAGCAGCAGCTAATGGTTATCTTCGTGTCGTCGAATATCTTTTGGATCAACATGTTTCCACGGATGTTGAAGACAATGATAAGTGGCAACCGGTGCACGCAGCTGCTTGCTGGGGTCAT ttagaGGTTCTTGAACTATTGGTTCAAAACGGTGCTGATTTGAATGCAAAAAATAAGCACGATGAAACACCAGCCG ATATTTGTGAAGATCCTGAAATTCGAGAGCGCAtagttgaattgaaaacagaaCAGGAAAGTAAAAAACTTCGTGAGGCACAGAGTCGGCGTGTACGTAGATCACAAAGCATCAACACTAGAACACAAAGCGTGAGACGTACATCTATAAGGGATAAAGTTCTCACGACGAAAAAAGACGCACAAGAAGAGGCTAGATTGAGATTACAAGCACAACAA acTTATGCTCCAACTAAGCCAACAGATTCGATAATTTTAGCAAATAATTCAAACGTTCAAGATAAAACAGAAGAATCAGATTCTACTGCATTAACTCCAGCAGTGCGTCGAGGTCCGGAAGGCAAAGACAATGATTCGTTTCTTCATGAAGATGTTGACAAAGACTCAG TCACAGGGCCTGACTCGCCTGTCAACCGACAACAACCAATTTATGAAAGTGATAATAATGGCAAGATCAACATACATGTGTCTGTAGTTTTCGTCAAATCATTGTCGGATCTGAAGAAACAACGGGCACAGAGTCGGCATACAAATCCTACGGTAGATGCTAATGGAAATGGTATTCCAGTTTCTTCAACATCTGATAATGATTTAACTGCGAATGATTTTCAACGATTTTCTGGAAATACTAGTGAAATTATTGGAGATAGTCATACGGAACAACGTTGTTGTGTTGTAATgtga
- the LOC130663761 gene encoding 28S ribosomal protein S11, mitochondrial codes for MFKSVLSLVRTPIIDYNSSQSLTSLLRLSNCLTNTRFLHVTSSTFGLDQRKKREGFKKKDEGSEGEFTIDIDNSLHQQQLFPDMNTPNRLFNGIPFKEIPIVNITCVRNNTKLNLTDFRGSVKILHTCGTEGFKHARKATNIAAQATAISLSAKALDQGYRTIRVRVAGLGPGRMSAIKGLQMGGMEIISITDNTRVSWCPPRPRKAKRL; via the exons atgtttaaatcaGTGTTAAGTTTAGTAAGAACACCCATCATAGATTATAATTCCTCGCAATCATTGACAAGCTTATTACGATTGTCTAATTGTCTAACAAATACGAGATTTTTACATGTAACCTCTTCTACGTTTGGATTAGATCAAAGAAAAAAGAGAGAAggctttaaaaaaaaggatGAAGGATCAGAAGGAGAATTTACAATTGATATTGACAATTCACTTCATCA GCAACAATTATTTCCTGATATGAATACACCCAATAGACTTTTCAATGGTATACCTTTCAAAGAGATTCCTATTGTAAATATTACATGTGTTCGTAATAATactaaattgaatttaacagACTTCAGGG gTTCTGTGAAGATTTTACATACATGTGGAACTGAAGGCTTCAAACATGCTCGAAAAGCAACAAATATTGCTGCACAAGCAACTGCTATTTCATTAAGCGcc aaagcATTAGATCAAGGATATAGAACCATTAGAGTACGAGTGGCTGGTTTAGGACCAGGTCgaatg TCTGCAATCAAAGGACTTCAAATGGGAGGAATGGAGATCATATCAATTACAGATAACACAAGAGTATCTTGGTGTCCTCCGAGACCTAGGAAAGCTAAGCGATTGTAG
- the LOC130663757 gene encoding protein phosphatase 1 regulatory subunit 16A isoform X2, with translation MEHSDLVAEMVHVERLTTQERLHLARHRRLQQLKVWRQREKEWLRHQTKHPSNKRSIFFDDSVMLLEAAARNDIDEVRRLLKKGVNPDSTNEDGLTALHQCCIDDNEEMMKLLVEFGANVNAEDSEKWTPLHAAATCGHLHLVRYLITSGANLLAVNADGNMPYDICEDERTLDCIEGEMASRGVTQELIDETRASTEVQMLQDLQKAVSLGQDLEYKDHQGATPLHIAAANGYLRVVEYLLDQHVSTDVEDNDKWQPVHAAACWGHLEVLELLVQNGADLNAKNKHDETPADICEDPEIRERIVELKTEQESKKLREAQSRRVRRSQSINTRTQSVRRTSIRDKVLTTKKDAQEEARLRLQAQQTYAPTKPTDSIILANNSNVQDKTEESDSTALTPAVRRGPEGKDNDSFLHEDVDKDSVTGPDSPVNRQQPIYESDNNGKINIHVSVVFVKSLSDLKKQRAQSRHTNPTVDANGNGIPVSSTSDNDLTANDFQRFSGNTSEIIGDSHTEQRCCVVM, from the exons ATGGAGCACTCAGACCTAGTTGCTGAGATGGTACATGTGGAAAGATTGACAACGCAAGAGCGATTACATCTTGCTCGACATCGCAGGCTTCAGCAGCTTAAAGTTTGGCGCCAAAGAGAAAAAGAATGGTTGCGTCATCAGACAAAACATCCAAGTAATAAAAGAAGCATCTTCTTTGATGATAGTGTCATGTTATTAGAAGCTGCAGCTAGAAATGATATTGATGAAg TACGAAGGCTGTTGAAAAAAGGTGTTAATCCAGATTCGACGAATGAGGATGGTTTAACTGCTCTTCATCAATGTTGTATTGATGACAATGAAGAAATGATGAAATTACTTGTTGAGTTTGGTGCCAATGTTAATGCTGAAGACAGTGAAAAGTGGACTCCTTTACATGCTGCTGCTACCTGTGGTCATTTACATCTTGTGCGTTATTTAATAACATCTGGTGCTAATTTACTAGCTGTCAATGCTGATGGAAATATGCCTTATGACATTTGTGAAGATGAACGAACTTTAGATTGTATAGAag GTGAAATGGCTAGTCGAGGTGTAACGCAAGAGTTGATTGATGAAACTCGTGCGTCGACAGAGGTTCAGATGTTACAGGATTTACAAAAGGCGGTATCGTTAGGTCAAGATTTAGAATATAAAGATCATCAAGGCGCTACTCCT cttcaTATAGCAGCAGCTAATGGTTATCTTCGTGTCGTCGAATATCTTTTGGATCAACATGTTTCCACGGATGTTGAAGACAATGATAAGTGGCAACCGGTGCACGCAGCTGCTTGCTGGGGTCAT ttagaGGTTCTTGAACTATTGGTTCAAAACGGTGCTGATTTGAATGCAAAAAATAAGCACGATGAAACACCAGCCG ATATTTGTGAAGATCCTGAAATTCGAGAGCGCAtagttgaattgaaaacagaaCAGGAAAGTAAAAAACTTCGTGAGGCACAGAGTCGGCGTGTACGTAGATCACAAAGCATCAACACTAGAACACAAAGCGTGAGACGTACATCTATAAGGGATAAAGTTCTCACGACGAAAAAAGACGCACAAGAAGAGGCTAGATTGAGATTACAAGCACAACAA acTTATGCTCCAACTAAGCCAACAGATTCGATAATTTTAGCAAATAATTCAAACGTTCAAGATAAAACAGAAGAATCAGATTCTACTGCATTAACTCCAGCAGTGCGTCGAGGTCCGGAAGGCAAAGACAATGATTCGTTTCTTCATGAAGATGTTGACAAAGACTCAG TCACAGGGCCTGACTCGCCTGTCAACCGACAACAACCAATTTATGAAAGTGATAATAATGGCAAGATCAACATACATGTGTCTGTAGTTTTCGTCAAATCATTGTCGGATCTGAAGAAACAACGGGCACAGAGTCGGCATACAAATCCTACGGTAGATGCTAATGGAAATGGTATTCCAGTTTCTTCAACATCTGATAATGATTTAACTGCGAATGATTTTCAACGATTTTCTGGAAATACTAGTGAAATTATTGGAGATAGTCATACGGAACAACGTTGTTGTGTTGTAAT gtaa